Below is a genomic region from Streptomyces ferrugineus.
TCTCCCCGGGCTCCAGCCACCCCTCCAGCACGACCTCGGCCTGCGCCGGGACCTGGAGCGGAACGGTCTTGCAGTCGACCATCTCGATCCGCTTGCCCGCGAGGAAGCCCGCGAACAGGTACTCGTCGATGTCGCCGGGCAGCGGGGCGGTCGAGGCGTACGTCACGGCGGGCGGACACCCGAAGGCGATGGCCACCGGCAGCCGCTCACCCCTTCTGGCCGCCACCTGGTAGTGGTTGCGGCTGTCCTTGTGGATCTGCCAGTGCATGCCGATGGTGCGCTTGTCGTGGCGCTGGAGGCGGTACAGGCCCAGATTGCGTACGCCGGACTCCGGGTCCTTGGTGTGCGTGAGCCCCAGGTTGAAGAAGGAGCCGCCGTCCTTGGGCCAGGTGAACAGGGCGGGCAACTGGTCGAGGTCGACGTCGTCGCCGGTGAGCACGACCTCCTGGACCGGCCCGTCCTTGACCTTCTTCGGCGGTACGTGCGTCATCGCGCCGAGCTTCCCGAACGCCTCGCGCACCCCGACGAAACCGTGCGGCAGTTCGGGCTTGAGCAGTCCGCCGATCCTGTCGGAGATGTCGCCGTACGACTTCAGCCCCAGGGCCTTGAGCAGCCGCCGGTCGGTCCCGAAGACGTTCATCGCGAGGGGCATCGACGACCCCTTCACGTTCTCGAACAGCAGCGCGGGACCGCCGGACTTCTGCACCCGGTCGACGATCTCCCCGACCTCCAGATACGGATCGACCTCGGCCTTGACGCGCTTGAGGTCGCCTTCGCGTTCCAGTGCCCTGAGCAGGGAACGAAGATCGTCGTAAGCCATGGGGTCAAGTATCCCCGAGCGGCTACCCTGGGCCTGAACCCGGGGGGCGTGCCCCGGACCGACGACCGTTTCGCTGGAGAAGGCCCATGCTCCGGGTGCTGATGTTCCTCGTGCCACTGGCACTGAGCGTGTATGCGTTCATCGACTGCATCAGCACGAAGGAGGAGGACATCCGCCACATGCCCAAGCCGCTGTGGGCGATCCTCGTGCTGGTGTTTCCCCTGGTCGGCTCGATCTCCTGGCTGATCGCGGGCAAGCGGCGCAGCCCTGCCGCCGACGGCTGGTCCGGCGTACGGGACCGTCGGCGTCAGCAGTGGGTGGCGCCGGACGACAACCCCGATTTCCTGAAGTCCCTGGGCGACGACGACAACTCCCGGGACGAGGACGACGACAAGAAGAGGCGCGACGAGCCCTGACCGGGCGTCGTCCGAGGGGTCCAGCCGGTCGGTCATCGCCGCACCCCTGGACGTGGGGCGTCTGGACGTGGGGCGTCTGGACGCGGGCGTCTAGACGTGGGCGTCCCTCAGTTCCCGCAGCCGCTCCACCTCACGCTGCGCGGCCGCGCGGTGGCCGAGGTCGAGCGCCATGGTGCCGCGGCCGTAGGCGTAGTAGGCGTCCTCGCGGATCCGCGGGTCCAGGCCCCGCGCCCGGCGCAGGGCGTGGAAGCTGACGTCGAGGGAGAGCCGGGTGCCCGACATCCAGTTGCGGGCGGGGGGCGTCAGGTGCGCACGCAGCACGTCCTTGAGGTGGTCGCGTGTCAGCCGGTCGGCCTCGTCGGGGCGGGGTACGCCGGGGTGGTGCGGATGGCCCGCCAGGTCGTCCGCCCACTCCTCCAGCGTCAGGACGATGCCCTCGGCCTCGTCGACATCGCCGGTGACGTACACGAGCGCGGCCAGCCGCCGTGCCTCCAGGGCCCGCGCCTCGTCCTCACCGCACGCGGCCACGAACGCCGCCAGCCCGACACCTCGCTGCCGCAGCTCGGCGATCCGCCAAGCCCACTCCCGCAACGCCACCGCCCCTCCCCACGCCCGGAGTTCCTGGTGATCACCGTGC
It encodes:
- a CDS encoding menaquinone biosynthesis decarboxylase, coding for MAYDDLRSLLRALEREGDLKRVKAEVDPYLEVGEIVDRVQKSGGPALLFENVKGSSMPLAMNVFGTDRRLLKALGLKSYGDISDRIGGLLKPELPHGFVGVREAFGKLGAMTHVPPKKVKDGPVQEVVLTGDDVDLDQLPALFTWPKDGGSFFNLGLTHTKDPESGVRNLGLYRLQRHDKRTIGMHWQIHKDSRNHYQVAARRGERLPVAIAFGCPPAVTYASTAPLPGDIDEYLFAGFLAGKRIEMVDCKTVPLQVPAQAEVVLEGWLEPGEMLPEGPFGDHTGFYTPQEPFPALTIDCVTMRRRPLLQSIVVGRPPTEDGPLGRATERFFLPLLKIIVPDIVDYHLPEAGGFHNCAIVSIDKKYPKHAQKVMHAIWGAHMMSLTKLIVVVDSDCDVHDLHEVAWRALGNTDYARDLSLVEGPVDHLDHASYQQFWGGKAGIDATKKWPEEGYTRDGGWPDMVESDPETAAKVDRRWKEYGL
- a CDS encoding PLD nuclease N-terminal domain-containing protein, which produces MLRVLMFLVPLALSVYAFIDCISTKEEDIRHMPKPLWAILVLVFPLVGSISWLIAGKRRSPAADGWSGVRDRRRQQWVAPDDNPDFLKSLGDDDNSRDEDDDKKRRDEP